A portion of the Thermosediminibacter oceani DSM 16646 genome contains these proteins:
- a CDS encoding sigma-54-dependent transcriptional regulator — protein sequence MPHLSKFYEVRLLSDVDIKLNRKDKVYKKLKELTESLTLNDLNVDRKFGFEAGFIGKKIGINRNNTSKELNRLVREGKAVKIKGKPVLYLDKNCLETRWKLKITDHAIKDYETFKKLFLNSLEPTQNFEMISNSAPYRSILDRLIGADESLKAQIEQAKAAILYPPHGLHTLIVGPTGVGKTTFAEAMYRYAVEMGKIPATAPFVVFNCADYAENPQLLLSQLFGYVRGAFTGADREKKGLVEQADGGILFLDEVHRLPPEGQEMMFLLMDKGIYRRLGESENTRQARVLIIAATTEDPKSALLHTFLRRIPVVIMLPGLEERSLRERMAFVCRFFREESARIKVPLKVSKEVLKAFLLYDCPGNIGQLKSDIQLICARAFLDYMTFKKDEVEVKLSHLSRRVREGFFKIGEKRGEIAQKFNLGVGEDVVFDGKDENMWDNLEGTVFIDEYKTADDFYEVIESSWNEFSRKGLSERKIREMVDRQIEEYFDGIFSRIKLKGPVVDRDALAKIVSPRILKTVEDTLTDMREALGGAFSQKFIYSVALHVSILLERLRVGTVISHPDKKSIAREHPLEYELARKVKAKLEERLFIEIPEDEIAFLAMLIYAAKVKKEQGNIGVLVISHGRAAASTMAQVANELLGVNHARALDMPLEEKVETVLEKAVEEVKRIDRGKGVLILVDMGSLAAFSEIITERTGIPTRTVEMVSTPMVIEATRKALLPDMTLDMLAEDVRCMSPYIGKGQHEIRSATYGEYKGGYFRGILIDILGKTLTFLNPQKACDNLYEVLKKVLHKFDRKIDDDIYVKFLFHCSCMIERIIRGEPLPYKNLKAIKKSRSGIFDVLKTQFELIEETFGIQIPDTEFAYIVEMLDTHFDTL from the coding sequence ATGCCCCATCTAAGCAAATTTTATGAGGTGAGACTGTTGAGCGATGTTGATATAAAATTAAATCGTAAGGACAAGGTCTATAAGAAACTTAAAGAGCTTACCGAGTCTTTAACTTTAAATGATCTAAATGTTGATAGAAAATTCGGTTTTGAAGCGGGTTTTATAGGGAAAAAAATAGGAATTAATAGAAACAACACGAGCAAAGAGTTAAACCGGCTGGTGAGAGAGGGTAAGGCCGTTAAAATCAAGGGAAAACCTGTTCTTTACCTAGATAAAAATTGCCTGGAAACTCGTTGGAAATTGAAAATTACAGATCATGCCATAAAAGATTATGAGACTTTTAAAAAATTATTTCTCAATTCTCTTGAACCGACCCAAAATTTTGAAATGATCTCGAATTCGGCCCCCTACAGAAGTATATTGGACCGGTTAATAGGTGCTGATGAAAGTTTGAAGGCACAAATAGAACAGGCCAAGGCTGCCATACTGTACCCGCCTCACGGCCTACATACGTTAATAGTCGGTCCCACGGGTGTAGGAAAGACAACTTTTGCCGAAGCCATGTACAGATATGCAGTGGAAATGGGAAAAATTCCTGCAACAGCCCCTTTTGTGGTGTTCAACTGTGCCGATTACGCCGAAAATCCCCAGCTTCTTCTTTCACAGCTTTTCGGTTACGTCAGAGGGGCATTCACTGGTGCAGATAGGGAAAAAAAAGGCCTTGTAGAACAGGCCGACGGCGGAATACTTTTTTTGGATGAGGTTCACCGTTTACCACCAGAAGGCCAGGAAATGATGTTTTTATTAATGGATAAGGGAATATACCGCCGCTTAGGAGAGTCCGAAAATACCCGGCAGGCACGCGTACTTATAATTGCAGCTACCACCGAAGATCCCAAATCGGCTTTGTTGCATACTTTTTTAAGGAGGATACCGGTGGTCATCATGTTGCCGGGCTTGGAGGAGCGGAGTTTAAGAGAGCGGATGGCTTTTGTGTGCCGGTTTTTTCGGGAAGAATCGGCCAGGATTAAGGTGCCCCTTAAGGTTTCCAAGGAAGTCCTGAAGGCTTTTTTACTCTACGACTGCCCCGGAAATATAGGGCAGCTTAAGAGCGATATCCAGCTAATATGTGCTAGGGCTTTTCTAGATTACATGACCTTTAAGAAAGATGAGGTAGAAGTAAAACTGTCCCACCTTTCCCGAAGAGTTAGAGAAGGTTTTTTCAAAATTGGGGAAAAAAGAGGAGAGATTGCCCAGAAATTTAACCTGGGAGTCGGAGAAGATGTGGTTTTTGACGGAAAAGACGAGAATATGTGGGACAATCTTGAGGGGACGGTTTTTATAGATGAATACAAAACCGCCGATGACTTTTACGAAGTGATCGAAAGCAGCTGGAATGAATTTTCTCGCAAAGGTCTTTCCGAGCGAAAAATACGCGAGATGGTAGACAGGCAGATAGAGGAGTATTTCGATGGGATCTTTTCCCGAATTAAACTCAAAGGTCCTGTAGTAGACAGAGACGCTTTAGCTAAAATAGTAAGCCCCCGAATTTTAAAGACTGTAGAGGATACTTTAACAGATATGCGAGAGGCGCTCGGCGGGGCTTTCAGTCAAAAGTTCATTTATAGTGTGGCCCTTCATGTGAGCATTCTCCTGGAAAGATTGCGGGTTGGTACCGTTATATCTCACCCTGACAAGAAAAGCATAGCACGCGAACATCCATTGGAGTACGAATTGGCCCGTAAAGTTAAGGCAAAACTGGAAGAAAGACTTTTCATAGAAATCCCTGAAGATGAAATAGCCTTTCTTGCCATGCTGATTTATGCCGCAAAGGTAAAAAAGGAACAGGGTAATATAGGTGTATTGGTAATTTCTCATGGTAGAGCCGCCGCAAGCACTATGGCACAGGTGGCGAACGAACTGCTCGGCGTCAACCATGCTAGGGCTCTGGATATGCCCCTTGAAGAAAAGGTGGAAACAGTACTGGAAAAAGCCGTGGAAGAGGTAAAAAGGATAGACAGAGGTAAAGGAGTCCTAATACTGGTGGACATGGGTTCCCTTGCGGCTTTTTCGGAAATCATTACTGAAAGAACCGGAATACCTACAAGAACCGTGGAAATGGTCAGTACCCCTATGGTTATTGAAGCCACACGGAAGGCTCTTTTACCTGATATGACCTTAGACATGCTAGCGGAAGACGTCAGGTGCATGAGTCCGTATATAGGAAAAGGGCAGCATGAAATAAGGTCGGCAACATATGGGGAATATAAAGGAGGTTATTTCCGGGGGATTTTGATAGATATCCTAGGTAAGACTCTGACATTCCTCAATCCCCAAAAGGCCTGTGATAATCTGTACGAGGTTTTGAAAAAAGTGCTCCACAAGTTCGATAGGAAAATAGATGACGATATATATGTTAAATTTTTATTTCATTGTTCATGTATGATTGAAAGAATTATAAGAGGAGAACCTCTACCATATAAAAATTTAAAGGCGATTAAAAAATCTAGATCCGGTATATTTGATGTATTAAAAACTCAATTCGAACTAATAGAAGAGACTTTTGGAATACAAATCCCTGATACAGAATTTGCATATATAGTGGAGATGCTTGATACACATTTTGATACACTTTAA
- the istB gene encoding IS21-like element helper ATPase IstB — MLKDEIAACCKALKLSRNLVENCDKIEAQSHEEYLLKLLRLELEHRDASRKDRLLKNAGFYTIKTFADYIFDGIKLPQGLTPQDLKDCKFLEEKKNLILYGNVGTGKTHLATAIGVEACKKGFNVKFFRTAALVNRLVEARKGGELSGLLKQLSKPDLLICDEWGYVPLDREGAQLLFQVISDCYERRSVVITTNLEFSRWASIFYDEQMTAAMIDRLIHHSYLLIFDGQSYRMRQSLMRQLS; from the coding sequence ATGCTGAAGGACGAAATCGCCGCCTGCTGTAAAGCGTTAAAACTCAGCCGCAATCTAGTGGAAAACTGCGACAAGATCGAAGCTCAAAGCCATGAAGAATACCTGCTGAAGCTGCTAAGATTAGAACTGGAGCACAGAGACGCAAGCCGAAAGGACAGGCTTTTGAAAAATGCGGGCTTTTACACGATAAAGACCTTTGCCGACTACATATTCGATGGAATCAAACTCCCGCAGGGGCTTACACCGCAGGACCTAAAAGATTGCAAATTTCTCGAAGAAAAGAAAAACCTGATCCTTTACGGCAACGTGGGAACCGGCAAAACCCATCTTGCCACAGCCATCGGTGTGGAGGCCTGTAAAAAGGGATTCAACGTAAAATTTTTCCGCACTGCAGCACTGGTAAACCGGCTGGTAGAAGCCCGGAAGGGAGGTGAACTTTCCGGGTTACTGAAACAGCTTTCCAAACCAGATCTTCTGATCTGCGACGAATGGGGCTATGTTCCTTTGGACCGCGAAGGAGCGCAGCTACTTTTTCAGGTGATTTCGGACTGCTATGAACGTCGCAGTGTAGTAATTACCACTAACCTGGAATTCAGCCGCTGGGCGAGCATTTTCTACGATGAGCAGATGACAGCAGCAATGATTGACCGGCTAATACACCACAGTTACCTATTGATCTTTGATGGTCAAAGCTACCGGATGAGGCAATCACTCATGAGGCAATTAAGTTAA
- a CDS encoding PTS sugar transporter subunit IIA, giving the protein MIGILVVTHGDFGKQLIKSAELILGSQSHYETLGLFHGDNIDQFGERILEKIKSLDDGDGVLAFIDLYGGSPFNAITLNFKKLTAKHKLQCITGVNLPMILEAFSSRQFCQIEELKKCCLDVGKKGIKDITEQLNSIEMDVKTN; this is encoded by the coding sequence ATGATCGGCATACTGGTAGTAACTCACGGAGATTTTGGAAAGCAATTAATAAAAAGTGCTGAACTTATTTTGGGTTCACAGAGTCATTATGAAACATTAGGTTTGTTTCATGGTGACAATATTGACCAATTTGGTGAGCGTATTTTAGAGAAAATAAAATCGTTGGACGATGGAGACGGGGTACTTGCATTCATCGATTTATACGGTGGAAGTCCCTTTAATGCCATCACCTTAAACTTTAAAAAACTTACGGCAAAACACAAACTCCAATGTATTACTGGTGTAAATTTGCCCATGATTCTCGAAGCCTTTTCATCCAGACAGTTTTGTCAAATCGAGGAGCTAAAAAAATGTTGTCTTGATGTCGGAAAAAAAGGGATTAAAGATATTACAGAACAGCTTAACTCCATTGAAATGGATGTCAAAACGAATTAA
- the istA gene encoding IS21 family transposase, which yields MTHIDNIRKAFFMKGQNISEIAREFQKDRKTIRKYIYQEDWNTRVKVEEVKHTFPKLDPFKADIDQWLEEDKKARKKQRHTAKRIYDRLCEKYQDKFNCSYRTVAGYVAMRKKELYQDNSCRLPLEHIPGEAQVDFGEADFYENGTLHHGFYLNLSFPYSNVGYTQLFKGENQECLFQGLKDIFEHLGGVPRKLWFDNASTIVKFLKNGERKLTDAFLRFKQHYGFEAVFCNPASGHEKGNVENKVGYHRRNFLVPVPRFEKLEDFNRELLRLCDQDMHREHYRKEASIAELFNEDRKALLDLPTVAYEVADYITVKTNAYAKFSLNGGKHLYSTAPKYANSRVLVKITAHEIIPLDESHREIVRHQRLYGDNKQESMDWLPYLTQLPRCPGALKYSGIYSMLPDPLREYLDGCSKSERGKALKAIASLCAKSSFEQAVNAVAEALLYGVQDLDSLVAIHNRMTSITPPLEPVKIPEGVPELTAFRFNAEDYDKAFLKGGANVC from the coding sequence ATGACCCATATTGATAATATCAGAAAAGCGTTCTTTATGAAAGGGCAAAATATCAGCGAGATAGCCCGGGAATTCCAAAAAGACCGAAAAACTATACGCAAGTATATTTATCAAGAAGACTGGAACACCAGGGTTAAAGTTGAAGAAGTTAAACATACCTTCCCAAAACTCGACCCTTTCAAGGCGGATATAGATCAGTGGCTTGAAGAAGATAAAAAAGCTCGCAAAAAGCAGAGGCATACCGCCAAAAGGATTTATGACAGGCTCTGTGAAAAATACCAAGATAAGTTTAACTGTTCTTACCGCACCGTAGCAGGCTACGTAGCCATGAGAAAAAAAGAATTGTACCAGGACAACTCATGTCGTCTGCCGCTGGAACATATCCCGGGTGAAGCGCAGGTGGATTTCGGTGAGGCAGACTTTTACGAAAACGGGACGCTGCATCACGGATTTTATCTGAACCTGTCGTTTCCCTACAGTAACGTAGGATATACCCAGCTTTTCAAGGGAGAAAACCAGGAATGCCTGTTTCAGGGACTTAAGGACATATTTGAACACTTGGGGGGAGTACCCCGTAAGCTATGGTTTGATAACGCCAGCACTATCGTGAAATTCTTGAAAAATGGTGAGCGCAAACTAACCGACGCCTTCCTGAGGTTCAAGCAGCACTATGGTTTTGAGGCGGTATTCTGCAATCCTGCTTCCGGCCACGAAAAGGGAAATGTAGAAAACAAGGTCGGATACCACCGTCGCAACTTCCTTGTCCCGGTCCCTAGGTTTGAAAAGCTGGAGGATTTTAACCGCGAACTTTTACGATTGTGCGACCAGGACATGCACCGCGAACACTACCGAAAGGAGGCATCCATAGCCGAACTTTTTAATGAAGACCGTAAGGCTCTGCTTGATCTGCCTACCGTTGCTTACGAGGTAGCCGATTACATAACAGTCAAAACCAACGCCTACGCCAAATTCAGCTTGAACGGTGGAAAGCACCTCTACTCTACCGCTCCAAAATACGCCAACAGCCGGGTGCTGGTAAAGATAACAGCCCATGAGATCATACCGCTGGATGAAAGCCACCGGGAAATCGTGCGCCACCAGCGGCTTTACGGGGACAACAAGCAAGAAAGCATGGATTGGCTACCCTACCTCACTCAGCTTCCCCGCTGTCCTGGAGCCCTTAAGTATTCGGGAATATACAGCATGCTGCCGGACCCACTCCGGGAATACCTCGACGGCTGCAGCAAAAGCGAACGCGGTAAAGCGCTCAAGGCTATTGCTTCGCTTTGTGCCAAAAGCAGTTTTGAACAGGCCGTGAACGCTGTAGCCGAGGCTCTCCTTTACGGAGTGCAGGATTTAGACAGCCTCGTAGCCATCCATAACAGGATGACGAGTATAACCCCGCCGTTGGAGCCGGTAAAGATTCCGGAAGGGGTTCCTGAACTCACTGCATTCCGCTTCAATGCTGAAGACTATGACAAAGCCTTTCTGAAAGGCGGTGCCAATGTATGCTGA
- a CDS encoding IS110 family transposase — translation MFYGGIDVAKHSHEVCLVNDSGDIVLKMHLDNNHKGMNKLLQALERLGLKPDDVKFCLEATGHYWLPIYCYLTNQGFELHVINPIQSDALRNLYVRKTKTDQKDALLLADLLRLGRAPETRLPSETTLKLQSLSRLRFEFVRQVGGLKNRVLGILDRIFPEYPDCFSDVFIRTSRELLKSYPEPEELAEVDLSELSAFLKEHSRGRFGEERAKKIQSLAKGTFGITMALDAFTLQLRLLVEQIEFIEEQIKVIEDAINEVMEELRPSKDTPYRHVIETIPGIGPVLAAAIIGEIGDISRFPNPRALVAYAGLDATVRASGLFEGTRNRMSKRGSPVLRNSLWLAAVSARRFNPELRAYYEQKRSQGKHSNVATGAVARKLVHLIYSLWKDNRPYDPDYQWSPPGKNA, via the coding sequence ATGTTCTATGGCGGTATTGATGTGGCTAAACACAGTCACGAAGTATGCCTCGTAAACGACTCCGGTGATATAGTCTTAAAGATGCATCTAGACAATAACCATAAAGGGATGAATAAGCTTTTGCAGGCATTGGAAAGACTCGGTTTAAAGCCTGATGACGTAAAGTTCTGCTTAGAGGCCACCGGCCATTACTGGCTCCCTATCTACTGCTACCTCACTAACCAGGGATTTGAACTTCATGTCATCAATCCCATTCAGTCGGATGCTTTGCGGAATCTCTATGTGCGTAAAACTAAAACCGACCAAAAGGATGCTCTGCTCCTTGCTGACTTGCTGCGATTGGGAAGAGCCCCCGAGACCAGACTCCCTTCCGAAACAACCCTCAAATTGCAGTCGCTCTCCCGACTCCGCTTTGAGTTCGTACGCCAGGTCGGTGGCCTTAAGAACAGGGTGCTTGGTATTTTGGATAGGATTTTCCCTGAATACCCAGACTGCTTCTCCGATGTGTTTATCCGGACTTCAAGGGAGCTGCTTAAATCTTACCCGGAGCCGGAAGAATTAGCCGAAGTGGACCTTTCAGAGTTATCTGCTTTCCTGAAAGAACATTCCCGCGGTCGGTTCGGTGAAGAAAGAGCTAAAAAGATTCAATCTCTGGCTAAGGGGACCTTCGGTATCACCATGGCTTTAGACGCTTTCACATTACAGCTTCGTTTGTTGGTTGAGCAAATTGAATTTATTGAAGAACAGATAAAGGTTATTGAAGATGCAATTAACGAGGTTATGGAGGAGCTTCGTCCTAGTAAGGATACCCCTTATCGCCACGTAATTGAAACTATTCCAGGTATTGGCCCTGTCCTGGCTGCCGCAATTATCGGTGAGATAGGTGATATTTCTCGTTTCCCTAACCCCCGGGCTCTCGTAGCTTATGCCGGTTTAGATGCTACAGTCAGGGCTTCAGGATTGTTTGAGGGTACTCGTAACCGTATGTCTAAACGCGGTTCCCCTGTTTTAAGAAACAGCTTGTGGTTAGCCGCTGTTTCAGCCCGCCGTTTTAACCCGGAGTTGAGGGCTTATTATGAGCAAAAACGCAGCCAGGGAAAGCACTCGAATGTTGCTACAGGAGCCGTTGCAAGAAAACTTGTTCACCTGATCTACTCTCTCTGGAAGGATAACCGGCCGTATGACCCGGATTATCAATGGTCTCCTCCCGGCAAAAATGCGTGA
- a CDS encoding 2-phosphosulfolactate phosphatase, which yields MFIEVYPTAQSVKDLNGKTAIVIDVLRATSVITTALHNGAERVIPVPSVEDAFRLARDLKGNSLLGGERRALKIPGFDLGNSPLEYKKELVEGKTVILTTSNGTKAIKASESAEHILIGCFLNASAAAGKALQTLSSETTGVAVLCAGTLGEFSLDDAACAGLIVDILVRNIKRINEIPELSDLAFACRDLYLEHRHDLKTFISHAAHYKRLLDLGLEKDIDYCLQQDVLDCVPVYEKKNMAVKIY from the coding sequence ATGTTCATTGAAGTTTACCCCACAGCGCAGAGCGTGAAGGATCTGAATGGAAAAACCGCAATAGTTATAGATGTGCTGAGGGCCACCAGCGTCATAACCACCGCCCTTCATAACGGAGCAGAAAGGGTCATCCCGGTGCCTTCGGTGGAAGACGCTTTTCGCCTGGCGAGGGATCTTAAGGGCAATTCGCTCCTTGGAGGGGAAAGAAGGGCTTTAAAGATTCCGGGTTTTGACCTGGGGAATTCGCCGCTCGAATACAAAAAAGAACTGGTGGAGGGGAAAACGGTGATCCTCACCACCAGTAACGGTACAAAAGCCATAAAGGCTTCCGAAAGTGCCGAGCACATCCTTATAGGATGTTTTTTGAATGCCTCAGCAGCGGCAGGAAAAGCCCTTCAGACATTATCCAGCGAAACCACCGGTGTGGCGGTGTTGTGCGCCGGCACCCTAGGAGAATTCTCCCTGGACGATGCCGCCTGCGCCGGTCTTATCGTGGATATCCTGGTCAGGAATATAAAAAGGATCAACGAAATCCCGGAGCTTTCGGACCTGGCCTTCGCCTGCCGGGACCTTTATCTGGAACACCGGCACGACCTGAAAACTTTCATATCCCATGCCGCACATTATAAAAGGCTTCTGGACCTGGGCCTTGAAAAGGATATAGACTACTGCCTGCAGCAGGACGTGCTGGACTGCGTGCCGGTGTATGAGAAAAAAAATATGGCGGTCAAGATTTATTAA
- the alr gene encoding alanine racemase, with protein sequence MGPYKKYMEVNLRALRQNYETIRREVGVPVMAVVKGDAYGHGAKDVALALQEAGVEWFGVEFLEEAVELREAGIKGRILCLTGPVTREDCEIFIEKDVIPTIYNLDRADLLNKTAARRGVSCRVHLKFDTGLGRFGFLYEDLDRVIDGLRSFSHLIYEGAYTHFAEAFAKKPDYTLYQLSVFQRVLDKLEQSGIKVAIRHAANSVAAMDFPEARLDMVRIGSALYGITMFKNTSVRLERVARLKVKIIDVKSLPRGSYIGYGRTYKTQRDTVIGIIPVGYFEGLKVQRRNYAFTLVGLLRNIYHEIKDFLNPVPLVFMDGKPLPILGRIGMQLTAIDLTGTGAGIGDEVTVAIDPVYFRYGARLYTDSRDVQEGFLPGIEKGVM encoded by the coding sequence ATGGGACCATATAAAAAATACATGGAAGTGAACTTGCGCGCATTGAGGCAGAATTATGAAACAATACGCCGGGAAGTCGGGGTTCCGGTTATGGCTGTTGTCAAGGGGGATGCCTACGGTCACGGGGCAAAGGATGTGGCTCTGGCTCTTCAGGAAGCAGGTGTGGAGTGGTTCGGCGTTGAATTTCTGGAGGAGGCAGTGGAGCTTAGGGAAGCAGGTATTAAGGGCAGGATACTTTGCCTCACCGGCCCGGTAACGCGGGAAGATTGCGAAATCTTCATTGAAAAAGACGTAATTCCTACGATTTACAACCTGGACAGAGCAGATCTACTGAATAAAACGGCTGCGCGAAGGGGTGTTTCATGCCGGGTACACCTGAAATTCGATACGGGTTTGGGGCGATTCGGTTTCCTTTACGAAGACCTGGACCGCGTCATAGATGGGCTCAGGAGTTTTTCACACCTCATTTACGAGGGAGCTTACACTCATTTCGCCGAGGCTTTTGCTAAAAAGCCTGACTATACCCTTTACCAGCTGTCGGTTTTTCAAAGGGTACTGGATAAACTGGAACAGTCCGGCATAAAAGTGGCTATCAGGCATGCGGCCAATTCGGTCGCTGCCATGGATTTCCCCGAAGCCCGATTGGATATGGTAAGGATAGGCAGTGCTCTTTACGGGATAACCATGTTCAAAAACACGTCGGTCAGACTTGAAAGGGTGGCCCGCCTCAAGGTCAAGATAATCGACGTAAAGAGTCTGCCCCGGGGTTCTTATATCGGATACGGCCGCACTTACAAGACACAGAGGGATACGGTGATAGGGATTATCCCGGTGGGTTATTTTGAAGGCTTAAAAGTTCAGCGGCGCAATTACGCGTTTACGTTAGTAGGACTTTTAAGGAATATCTACCACGAGATTAAAGATTTTTTAAATCCCGTACCGCTGGTGTTCATGGACGGCAAACCCCTCCCGATTCTGGGGAGGATAGGAATGCAACTTACCGCCATCGACCTCACAGGGACGGGAGCCGGCATAGGGGATGAGGTTACGGTTGCCATTGACCCCGTTTACTTCAGATACGGGGCGAGGCTTTACACGGATAGCCGGGATGTACAGGAAGGGTTTCTGCCGGGGATTGAAAAAGGTGTAATGTAA
- a CDS encoding galactitol-1-phosphate 5-dehydrogenase has protein sequence MKAAKFYGIRDVRIEDIPEPTIESGNDVIIKVKAVGICGSDISKYGKTGPHLPGEVPGHEFSGIVVEVGPNVKSVKVGDRVAVCPSLPCFQCDFCKQGIFSECESLNILGNHNHLGAFAEYTKISERNLVKIPEDIDFETAAGMEPACIAGHGLFRAKVKVEDTVAVLGVGPIGLFLIQWAKIFGASKVIAIDIFDEKLRIAKELGADFCINSKICDPVAKVKEITDSKGVDVAMESAGTSQTCAQVLLLPRKGGKVLYAGVPYSDVTFSRDSFEKIMRNELTLIGSWFSNSFPFPGREWYSALRYMREGKLKVKPLITHRIGIEDIPATLEKIYKREIFFGKIMVIPEE, from the coding sequence ATGAAAGCGGCTAAGTTTTATGGGATTAGGGATGTAAGGATAGAGGATATACCTGAACCAACTATTGAATCCGGTAATGATGTTATTATAAAAGTAAAAGCTGTAGGAATTTGCGGTTCTGATATATCAAAATACGGCAAGACGGGGCCGCATTTGCCCGGTGAAGTTCCCGGGCATGAATTTTCAGGAATTGTTGTGGAGGTGGGTCCAAATGTAAAAAGTGTAAAAGTGGGGGATAGGGTTGCCGTTTGTCCATCCCTGCCTTGTTTCCAATGTGATTTTTGCAAACAGGGAATATTCTCTGAATGTGAGAGCCTGAATATTCTTGGGAACCACAATCATTTGGGTGCTTTTGCGGAATACACAAAAATTAGTGAAAGGAATTTAGTCAAAATCCCCGAAGACATAGATTTTGAAACTGCAGCAGGAATGGAACCAGCCTGTATAGCGGGGCATGGGCTTTTTAGGGCAAAGGTAAAAGTTGAAGATACAGTTGCGGTCTTAGGGGTAGGTCCTATTGGATTATTTTTAATTCAGTGGGCTAAAATATTCGGGGCTTCAAAGGTAATCGCAATAGACATCTTCGATGAAAAGCTCCGAATAGCAAAAGAGCTTGGAGCTGACTTTTGCATAAACTCTAAGATCTGCGATCCCGTGGCAAAAGTCAAAGAAATAACTGACTCTAAAGGAGTCGATGTAGCCATGGAATCTGCAGGGACTTCCCAGACCTGCGCACAGGTTTTATTACTTCCCAGGAAAGGCGGGAAGGTACTCTATGCTGGAGTTCCATATAGTGATGTGACGTTTTCTAGGGACAGTTTTGAAAAGATAATGAGAAACGAGCTTACCCTAATAGGGTCTTGGTTTTCAAATTCGTTCCCTTTTCCCGGAAGGGAATGGTATTCTGCCCTACGATATATGAGGGAGGGAAAGCTCAAAGTAAAGCCACTGATTACACATCGCATCGGTATTGAAGACATTCCGGCTACTTTAGAAAAAATTTATAAAAGAGAGATATTCTTTGGCAAAATTATGGTAATTCCCGAAGAGTGA
- a CDS encoding PTS system mannose/fructose/N-acetylgalactosamine-transporter subunit IIB, translating into MSDIVLARIDDRLIHGQVITGWVRATKANRIIIVDDGVAQDPFMTKVMLMAAPPAIKVEVYNIQQAVDKLMSSETEQDRIIILVKTPKTIYELIKKGIDLKEVNVGGMGAGPGRKQMYKNISVSQEERNIFREIINLGVQVNIRIVPDDKSISIEKFL; encoded by the coding sequence ATGTCAGACATTGTTCTTGCAAGGATTGATGATCGATTGATTCACGGGCAAGTAATTACAGGATGGGTAAGAGCTACCAAAGCAAACAGGATTATTATAGTCGATGATGGAGTTGCTCAAGATCCGTTCATGACTAAAGTTATGCTTATGGCTGCGCCACCAGCAATCAAAGTCGAAGTTTATAACATTCAACAAGCTGTAGACAAGCTAATGTCAAGTGAAACAGAGCAGGATAGAATAATAATTCTTGTAAAGACTCCGAAAACCATCTATGAACTAATCAAAAAAGGGATAGATTTGAAAGAAGTAAATGTGGGTGGCATGGGAGCCGGTCCTGGGCGTAAACAAATGTACAAAAATATCTCGGTATCGCAGGAAGAAAGAAATATTTTTAGAGAGATAATCAACTTAGGAGTTCAGGTGAATATCAGAATAGTTCCGGATGATAAAAGTATTAGCATAGAAAAGTTTTTATAA
- a CDS encoding PTS system mannose/fructose/sorbose family transporter subunit IID: MGNFLLQKTMIPIIKKLYTTKEDIIAAIKRHLVFFNTEPICGSVIHGITIAMEEEKANGEPISDEGINAIKTGLMGPLAGIGDTITQGIITPIMLAICIGLTMSGNIASPIIFVLAQYAIMIGISYTMWMNGYSYGKKAVETILEGGLINKVIEGASILGTLVMGGLVGRFVTLSTPIVININQVKFSLQKDLLDKIMPGLIPMLLTLLVLHLIKKGVSPIKMMGLLIVLGVIGGVLGIF; encoded by the coding sequence ATGGGGAATTTCCTCTTGCAAAAAACAATGATTCCAATTATAAAAAAGCTTTATACAACAAAGGAGGATATAATAGCCGCAATAAAAAGACATCTGGTCTTCTTTAATACTGAACCCATCTGCGGTTCTGTAATTCACGGCATTACCATAGCGATGGAAGAAGAAAAAGCTAACGGAGAGCCCATTAGTGACGAAGGCATTAACGCTATTAAAACTGGACTAATGGGCCCTCTTGCCGGTATTGGCGACACCATCACCCAGGGCATAATTACTCCGATTATGCTTGCCATTTGTATAGGACTGACCATGAGCGGCAATATAGCGAGTCCAATCATCTTTGTATTAGCTCAATATGCAATTATGATTGGAATTTCCTATACCATGTGGATGAACGGTTATAGTTATGGTAAAAAAGCTGTAGAAACTATTTTAGAAGGTGGATTGATAAATAAAGTTATTGAAGGGGCTTCAATTTTAGGAACCCTAGTCATGGGCGGACTTGTAGGGCGCTTCGTTACCCTTAGCACACCTATTGTAATAAACATCAATCAGGTAAAATTCTCGTTGCAAAAAGATTTATTGGATAAAATAATGCCCGGATTGATTCCGATGCTGTTAACTCTCCTTGTTTTACACCTGATTAAAAAAGGTGTTTCTCCTATAAAGATGATGGGCTTACTTATTGTTCTTGGAGTAATCGGTGGTGTGTTAGGTATATTTTAA